The genomic interval CTCGGTCGCCCTTCTCCTGGCTGGTGTCCAGGGCTGCATGCGGCGCTATAGGCCGGCTTATTTTTATCTTGCCGCCTGGAGTTTTCTGATCGTCGGCAGTCTGATCACGATGGCCCGCATCTATGGATTCCTACCCGACAATGCCTTCACGAGCTGGAGTCAATTCGTCGGCGGCGCTATGGAAGTCGTGCTGCTGTCGCTGGCCATGGGCGATAAGATGAGCCTCATTCAGGAAGAGTCCCACCGCGAGATCAGCAAGCTGGCGACTGATTTGAATGTGGCGAACTCCGCGCTCAAGGATCACATCGAGAACGTGGAAGCCATCGTCGAGGAAAAGACCCGCGACATCAAATCCATGCTTGCCAATATTCCTCAGGGAATTTTCATGATCTCGGCCCAGGACGGAATGATCATGCCCGACTATTCGGTGCATCTGTCCTCGATCCTCGGCACCAAAACCATCGCCGGCCGCAGCGTGCGCGACATCCTTCTTTCGCGCAGCGATATGTCCGCGGACCAGATGGATCAAACGGAAACAGTGATCATGAGCGCCCTTGGGGATAGCAGCCTCAACTTCGAAGTGAATCAGAATCTTCTGGTGAAAGAGCTGCTCTTCAGTTTGCCCCAAACCTCGAAAATCCTGGAACTCGAATGGAATCCCATCTGCGATGACGAGGACCGGGTGGAAAAAATCCTGGTCACGCTGCGGGACGTCACGCAGATCCGCGAACTGGAACGCCAGCGCGAGGAGCAGCAGCGCGAACTCGAAGCGATCGGCAAGGTGTTGAAGGTGCCCTCCGACAAGTTCAATAATTTCCTCGCCACCTGCGAGGACTTCATGGGTTCCTGCGCGAAAACCCTGCAGAGTGAACGCACGCTGAATACGAAGTCGATCAATAAGGTCTTCATGAACATTCACACCATGAAGGGCATGGCGCGAACTTACCATCTCGATGACCTCGCCAACGCCTTCCATGAATTTGAAAGTCAACTGGAGCCGCATCGCAATCGCGAGGGGGCTCAGCTGGAATCCAGCGTCCTGGGCCGCTATCTGCAGGGCGCGGAGGAGCGGATCCAATTCTATCAGCAGATCAATTCCGAAAAGCTCGGCCGTAAATCAGGCAGCAAGGCGGATCTGGATCAGCATGCCTGGATTCGATCCAAGGTGCAAAAACTCCGCGGCATCGATATGAGCCGCATGAAACCCGAGGAACGGGAAACCTTGAGCCAGGTCATCGAAGGACTGGAGCAGCGTTATGCGGTCAACCTGGAAAAATCGCTGGAAACGATCCTTCACTCCCTGCCGGATATGGCCAACGTCCTGGGCAAGGCGTCACCGCAAGTGATCTTCGAGCATGATGAGGTGCTTTTGAGCAGTGAAGGCCAGCTGCTGGCGGAGCGCATCTTCGTGCACCTTCTGAACAACGCGATAGATCATGGGATCGAATCCATCGAGGAACGAAAGAAAGTCGGCAAACCGCGCCGCGGTGAAATCCGCATCAATACCTGGCTCGAAGGCGACGAACTTTTGATTACGATTCAGGACGATGGGCAGGGCCTCAATCTGCGTAAAATCTTCAAAAAGGCCATGGAACGTGGTCTTTTCAAGAGCGAGCCCCCGACCGCCGCGGAGCTTGCGAATCTGATTTTTGAAGCCGGATTCAGCACCAAGGAAGAAGCCACCCTGACCTCGGGTCGTGGCGTGGGCATGGATGCCGTGCGCACCTATCTAATCAATTTCAACAGCTCCATCGAACTGCAGCTGATGGAACCAGACCGTCTGCGCGGCGATTTGGAGCCCATGGCCTTCCGCTTTCTTCTGCGACTGGAGCAAAAGCTCTTCATCCAGCCTCATCGGCAGAAGGTGCAGGAAGTCGCCTAAGCGGATTCAAGATCAATGCCCTGCTCGTCCAGAAGTCTCACGAGCGATTTTTCCACGACCAATCGAAACCGCCTCAGATGCGACAGCACCGTGTTCGGACACAGCCCCAGGTCGGCCGCCACGGCCGCCACGCTCTGGCCGTCGCGATAGAAGCGCTGGGCCACACGCCGCCTTATAGGGGACCGATGACTGTCGATCAGCTGCTGCAAAAGCCGGAGTGAGAGTTCAAGATGCCAGGACTGGGATGGGAACGACGACGCCTGCCGATTCTCCGGCCGCGCATGCAGGACCTCCTCGCTCAGATCCTCAAGCGCAACCATGGGCCGCATGCGCCGCATCTCGCTCAGACAGCGATGTCTCGTGACGGTTCCGATCCAACTGGCCAACGCCTGCTCATGCACGAGCTGTTCTTTTTTCTCCCAGATGATCAGGAAAACCTCCTGGCAAACCTCCTCCTGCTGCTGCGGGCTCAGCGGGAAATTGGCGGCAATACTGGCCACCAGCCGATTGTAATGATGATACAGCGGAGCAAACGCATCCGATTGCAGGGACCTGACCGACGGCATAGCGGACTCCTTCCATGAACCCTTCTCAGCTCTCACTTGCCATGTAGCATCAGTCATGCCATCGCAATATACGGTCTGTTTACGCATTTTCTTGCATAATTGGACCGTATTTTACAGATTTTTGTGGAATGCCCGGACGGCGAGTATACAAAGATGTTCCAAGATCGTGCGCAGCAAGATGAGCTGAGATCAGAACTGAAAGGACATGCGCAGACCAGCATAGGTCGTATAAAGTGATTCCGCATAGGCCGCATCCGTCTCGACGCTGACGTTGCGAATCTTATACCCAAACGTCAAGTCGAGCAGTTTCGACGTGAGTTTGA from Oligoflexus sp. carries:
- a CDS encoding 7TM diverse intracellular signaling domain-containing protein, which codes for MKTGPFFKNFILALALLLASPLVRAEPHAIDLPRPGESGKILLSHSFQVLFDPSRQLEAQDLLKAEHDGRFQDMNGQDVYQLQRGHFWLRVTLVNPAAEPASYRLVNHFPYSDRILLYQLENGSLTPKAQRGDFIHAGPEANDHRLPNFPLRLAPGPTTFYVLYDTMGAVNLRFSVMTEESFTSTSRSDSMFVGLLFGFVAVMIGYNIFLAIRLRNPSYYLYVGYIASFAVVQLIFTGTAQYLLPESWLTTIILNQGLVISAELTAICGSLFAISFLSIPINSPLLYKMMLGFFPLAAFDIVLSFVDFDKSVSFVLFTNTYISVALLLAGVQGCMRRYRPAYFYLAAWSFLIVGSLITMARIYGFLPDNAFTSWSQFVGGAMEVVLLSLAMGDKMSLIQEESHREISKLATDLNVANSALKDHIENVEAIVEEKTRDIKSMLANIPQGIFMISAQDGMIMPDYSVHLSSILGTKTIAGRSVRDILLSRSDMSADQMDQTETVIMSALGDSSLNFEVNQNLLVKELLFSLPQTSKILELEWNPICDDEDRVEKILVTLRDVTQIRELERQREEQQRELEAIGKVLKVPSDKFNNFLATCEDFMGSCAKTLQSERTLNTKSINKVFMNIHTMKGMARTYHLDDLANAFHEFESQLEPHRNREGAQLESSVLGRYLQGAEERIQFYQQINSEKLGRKSGSKADLDQHAWIRSKVQKLRGIDMSRMKPEERETLSQVIEGLEQRYAVNLEKSLETILHSLPDMANVLGKASPQVIFEHDEVLLSSEGQLLAERIFVHLLNNAIDHGIESIEERKKVGKPRRGEIRINTWLEGDELLITIQDDGQGLNLRKIFKKAMERGLFKSEPPTAAELANLIFEAGFSTKEEATLTSGRGVGMDAVRTYLINFNSSIELQLMEPDRLRGDLEPMAFRFLLRLEQKLFIQPHRQKVQEVA
- a CDS encoding sigma-70 family RNA polymerase sigma factor, yielding MPSVRSLQSDAFAPLYHHYNRLVASIAANFPLSPQQQEEVCQEVFLIIWEKKEQLVHEQALASWIGTVTRHRCLSEMRRMRPMVALEDLSEEVLHARPENRQASSFPSQSWHLELSLRLLQQLIDSHRSPIRRRVAQRFYRDGQSVAAVAADLGLCPNTVLSHLRRFRLVVEKSLVRLLDEQGIDLESA